TCACCGAGCCGCGCAGATACTGGTCGCGCAGCGCGCCGTTGCCGTCGTATACGGCTTCCAGGTGCTCGCCTTCCAGGTAGTAGCGGTTGGTCAGGCTGCCGGTTTTTTCGATGCGGTAGCCTTTGGGGTCGTAGCGGTACTGGGTGCTGTTGATTTGCTTGACCCGGTTGTTGGCATCCCAAGTCAAGGTCAGACTGCGGTTGCCGCTGATACTGGTGAGGCTGCCGTTGTCGTCGTAGCCGTAGCTTTCGAAGATCGTTCCGGTTGGGCTGCCGCTGCGGATGTCTTTCAGGCGATTGTCGGCATCGACGGTGTAGTATTGGGTGCTGCCATTTAGCGTGTGGGTCTTGCGGTTACCGACCTTGTCGTAGCTAAAGCTTTCGTCGAAGGCTGTGCCAGGGTAGTCGGCGGTTTTGAGGCGGTATTCCGGGTCGTAGCTGTAGTTCGTAGTCCCTGTGGCTTGGCCCAGCGCATTGGTTTCTATTTGGCTCAGTATGTTGCCGAGCCGATCTCTTGTGTAGCCGGTATCGTTAACCAGTCCGCCGGTGAGGGTAGTGTTTTTCAGTTGGGTCAAGCGGCTGGCTGCGTCCCAACCGTAATGGGTAATCGCGCCGTTGCTGAGGATGCGGTCGATGAGCCGGCCGGCGCCGTCGTAGTGGTAGCTGACTTGCAGGTAGGCCGGGTTGGTTTCTGCCACCAGGCGGTTGGCGCTGTCGTATTGGTAGGTGGTGATGTCGCCCTGGTAATCGGTCTTGGTATCGATATTGCCGGCCGGGTCGTAGGTCCAGCTCAGGGTTTTACTGGCGCGGCTGTCGGTTTTGCTTTGCAGCTGGTGTTTGCTGCTGTAGGTATAGGTGTAGGTGACATCGGCGTTTTGGCTTTGGATCAGGTCGCCGAAAATGTCGTAGGTGTAAGTTTCCTGGCTACTGTCCGCTAAGTGGTCGGCTTGGCGCAGGCGGTTGAGCCTGTCGTAGGCGTACTGCGTGGTTTGACCCTTGCGGTCGGTGGTTTCGATGACATTGCCTGCTTCGTCGTAGGCGAAGGTTTGAGTTTTGTCAGTCGGGGTTTCGACCAAGGGGTCGACGATTTCAATCACGCGGCCCAGGTCGTCGTACTTAAAGGTAGTGATACGGCCTTCGGCATCGGTGATGCGGGTGCGATTACCGAACAGGTCGTAGCTGTAGGCGGCGATGTTGTTTTGGGCGTCCTTGCTTTGCGTCAGCCGGTTCAATTCGTCGTATTGGCGGCTTTCGGTGCAGCCGTCGGTGTTGACGGGTTGATGGCCGGGGTCGCCGGCATTGCTGAGCCCATTGGCGTCGATGATACAGGTCAGGTTGCCGTTGGCATCGTATCGGTATTGTGTTTCAAAACCCAAAGCATCGACGACTTTGCTGAGCCGGCCGATTTCATCGTACTCGCTTTTTGTGGTTTCGCCGTTGGCGTTGGTGACCGCAATCGCTTCGCCGCGCAGGTTGTATCGGGTTTCCGTGCGGTGTCCGTTGCCGTCGATAGTCGCGGTTTTCCGGTTCATGGCGTCGTATTCGTATTGCGCGACATGGCCGTTGGCGTCGGTGACTTTAGTTAAATTGCCGGCTGGGTCGTAGGCGAATTGGCTGGTATGACCCAATACGTCGGTGGTGGCAATACGGCGGTCGGCGGCGTCGTATTGGTGGCTGGCGTCGGTACAGATCACATAGCTAGTGCCGTTGATCGTGGCGGGCGCAGCGCAACCGGCTTTGGCGATATTGGTGGGATACCAGGTCTTTTCTTGCGCGATTTGGCCGTTGGCATCGTAGACGGTTTCTTGAATGCGGCCTTCCGGATCGGTGACTTTAATCGGCCGGTCCAGGGCGTCGTATTCGTAGGCAGTGGTCAACGCCAGCAGCGTGGCGTCGGTCGGCGAGCTGCGTCGGTATTGGGTTTGGGTCAGCGTGCGGCCCAGGTTGTCGTAGCTGAAATGCGTGTGTAAGGTTTGCCCGGACCCTGTTACCTGAATATCGGAGACGTTCAAGCCCTGGCTGCCGGCTTCATAGGAAAAAGCTGTGACTCGCTCGCGGCCAGTGTTGCCGGGCTCAAGGTATTCGGTCAAACTGGCTAACGTGCCGTCGGCATTCCAGCAAAAATCGCGCAACTTGACATTGCTTTGGCCGTTCAGTACGGATACGGCTTGCGCCTGCGGCTTGCCGTTTAACCCGCAGCCGGCGGTGGCAGTATAGAAACTGGTGGTTGTCACGCTGCCGTTTTTGTCTTTGACCGATGCGACCTGATCGTAGGGGCCGTAGCCGGTATCCACGGTCTGGTTCAGCGCATCCTGCTCGCGGGTAACGTTGCCGAAGTTGTCCGACGTTCCGGCAAAGGCTTTATCGTTACGATAACTGTAGGTCGTGGCGTAGCCCAAGGCATCGTACTTTTTGGAGCGCATCGCATCTCCCTGATTCTCGAACAGTAAGATGCCGCCGTCCGGTTCGGTCAACTTGGTCATCCGACCATTGGCGTCGTATGCGTAGGCGCGAGTTCCGCCGCGCGGATCGGTAACCCGCGTGGTTTTCCGGTAAAGATCGTAATCCAACGTTTCGGTCTGGTTCAAGGCATTGTAATAATTGAACACCCGACCGTTTTGATAGTAGTTAAAGGTGGTTTTGACGCTTTGGTTTTCACGCTGTAGCGGCTGGAAAACTTCGTGCAGCAAATGATTGCCGGTGTAAGTGTAGCTTCGGGTATGGTTAAGGGGGTCGGTAACCGATTGCAAGTGGTTACCGGCGGCGTCGTAAGTAAATTGCCATTTTCGGCCGTTCCAGTCGGTAACGTCTTGCAAGCGATCATTGGCGTAGTAACGGAACGACAACCCAACGCTACTGCGCCCGACGATGTTCAGATTGTCCTGGATGCTGACCAGCCGGCCGCTCCCGTCGTAGTTCAGCGTTAATTGATCGCCAAAATCGTTGCCGATGATTTTCAGCCGGGCGGTCACACCGGGTGTATTCAACAAATCGCCGCTCGTTTCGAAGATGTAATTGATGCCGTTTCTAAACCTTAGCGTGTGCCATCCGAGGCCAGGGTTGCTGTTGAGACTCAAGGCTTCAAATTCGCCAGCTGGCGACGTCACACCATGCGTGGTTTCGTTGATCAGATAGAGATGCTCGCCGCCGCGTTCGTCAGTGTAGGTGACGGAACTGGTTTTACCGTTTCCGTTTTCGGAAGCTTGCGCCGGCGTACAGTTGGGGCATTGGCCAAAGTCGTTGGATACAAGTTTCATACCATAAGAATGCACCCAACCGTAGCCGAGGTCACCGAGTTTAGTACTGGAAATAGGCTGGCTGTTGTAGGTGCGGGTAAATACGTAGTTCAAGGCGTTGCGTCCGCGAATGCTAAAATCTGTCTCGTCATGGTAATTGTTGCCTGTAACCGTGGAGACGGGATCCACAGTGGACGGGGTGCGGATTTGATCGTTGTTGACAGTGCCAACCAATAGTTTGTCGTTGAACTGGTCATTGTTGAAGGTAGGGCTAACGGACACTGTGCCGGTATTAATGGCGTCGGCAGGATCGAGCGTCACGCTGCCGTCCACGTAACCACCGGCCCATAGCGCCTCAACCGGGGCAAGGCATGCTAGGGTCAGCACCGCTAACCAACGGCGGGCATAATGGGAAAGAGAATCGTTGAGTCGGTCCATGCGCTTAATGTCCACGGTTGAGAATTTCGAACGATACAGAGCTTAGGGCTCCGGAAGGTGTCGTATACGCTTTGCGAATCTTGACTTCGAAATGATTGCTAGGACCCGCGACCAAAGTGGACGGCATCAGATATTCCACCCAGGTTTGAGCATTGTCGCGAAGATACAGATCGTTTCTGATATTGGCGACGGTTAAAGCGTCGTAAGCATCGGCTGCCGGCGGAAAGGCGCGATAAAGGCGCCCGGTTGCCGTAAAGCCTTTGTTGCGGTCGAAGTAGTCGAAATAAGTCTGACCGATATACGAGGGAATAACGGTATTCAGCCAATAACTCTGAAATTGGCTGATCACTGTCAAAACAGGACCGGAGAAGGTTTGATTGCACAGTGAGATTGAGGCGATGGATTGATTGCCGTTGGCGTTATAGAAGTCTTGTAGCTGCCCTTCCCTAAAGTCGACGCAATCCGACCACCCATACAGGCCGTTGTTTGCGGAATAGATATAGGTGGCCAGCTTTCCTTGCGTAGCGTTCGTGCCGCTGTCGATCGTAGCCAGTAGCGTATTGAATTGGCTGCCGTTCACGGTGTGCAACCAGGTCATCGGCGCTGTGGAATAGACCGTGAGCGGATGATCTGTGAACCCTGCGGGCAGCGACGCACTGAAACCGAACGTACTATATAAACCGGGCAGCGTGTCCTCGATAACATTTTTCTTCGGATTAATCAGAGTCGAGCCGCTCGCCAATGCCATTTGGATGCCGCGCACGGTTGAAACTGCATCATAACCTGTTAACTCCTGCCAGGTTTCATGCTCCAGCGACGAGGTAATATGGCCTAGAAACTCGAATTGGCGGTTTGAATGGCTCAGGGTTACGTCATGGGCACGATAAGAACCGCCGATGGTAATGCCTTTCATGTCGATCAAAAGACCTCCGGGCAGCACGGAAAATGCCGTGCCGTCGATGTATTCGACGTCATAGACCGAACTCACCACACCAAGAAAGCCGATGATGGGCGTTTTGGTTTTCATCAGCTGGTCGGCCCGTTCGAATTGTTCGCGCTGTTTGGCGTAATACTGAGTAGCCGCCACATACAACAGCCCACCAGTTAAGGCGTCCAGCGCCGGTTTGTCTTGTAGCAGCGGTAGATCGGATGCATCCCAGCCGTTGCCGGTAGCGTCCACATACGGCGTACAGTTCAAGCCGCTGGCAAAGTCGCAGGCTTGACCGTTACTACCGGGGTCGGCGGGATTGAACACGACTTTATAGTTGAAGTTGTCAGTCAACAATTGGTCTGCCGCGCGATGCACTTGCGACCAATTGGACGATTCGCCGCCGGTGGCGACCAGATAATAACCGCCAATAACGGCCGAATAGGAGGCAGAAATGGTTTTGTCGGTATCGCTACTGGTTGCGCCGGGTGCACCGTCCATTTCAACTGAAATCCAATATGGCATACCCAATTGAGGAGACTTGCTGCTCCCATCCGAACAGCCGTAAACAATCGAACCTCCACCGCCGGACACGTTGATATAGCCGCCGCCGATTTTTTCACCGCCGAGACGCCATACTTGTTCGATGATAGACCCGTCAGCGTTGATTTCCAGCACCGATGTCAGGCGGCGTGTCGCCACTTCGACCAAGCTCATAGTCGCTGACCCCATGGATATGGGCGCGCCGCCCGGAGGACACATGTTTTGAGTCACGGTGATCGTCTTGTCCCATGTCTTCGGTTCGTCGGTCGGTACCGCTGCATCGTGCAAAGCCACCGAGTCGTAGCGCCGAATGGTGCTGATCACCGAAAAAGGCAGTGACGCGGGCAATAAGCCGTCGCGGGTTTCGATAATTCGCCCGGCATCGGCTACGTCTTCCAGGGTCTTACCGGGATGGTTGGCACGCAACCACGTGGCAATCTGTTCTTCCAGAATGGTCAGCGGGTTTTTGTCTTTGCGTAAAAGCGGGTCGGTCTCCGCGTCTTTAATGGCGTTGTAGTAGCCTGTGTAGTCGAAATTCAGGGCGTTATAGGGGTCAATATTCAAGTCATTGTAGGCTTTTTGTTTGAAACTGCCGTCCAAGGGTATCCAGTTACACTGCGAGCTATTCGCCGCCAAGGTACAGTCCACCGAGGTACCGGTAGGCAGGCCCCGGTATTGGCTGAACGGCACCAACGCTTCGGTCCAAACATGTTCCAAGTCGATGGTGCTGCGGTCGGCCGCCAGTACGACACCCTGTATGCCTTGATCTTTCAGAATTTGTACGGCGACATCCGGATTGCCGACGCCCAGCCAATTGGTCAGTTGCACCGAAGGAATCCTTACTGTGCCGACAGCATAGCGGGCGGGTATGTTTTGCGAACGCAGCATGGCAATCAGCGTCGTTGCAATATCGACATCGCTGCCGCGCTGACCCAGAAAGGTATTGATCGATCCGGAACGCGAGCCGTGATACGCTGCATAGTCGAAATGGTTGCGCACGTACTCGTAGATGGCCACGGCATTACCTAATTGCGCCGCTGTGTCGGCCAGGGGTTGGGCGTCGCTGGTGGAAAAGATGATTTCAGGCGTCTCCGGTTGTTGGGCCAACGCGTCGGTCACGGATAAGGCGGCTACTACACTCAAGGCGGTAGCGATTAGCTGACGTATTTTCGGCAAATACTGGCGTGGCGACATAGCGATTCCCTGTTAATGACCGGAGGGTGTTTTGCGGCGGGTTTTAGGCTGGGGTTTAGGTGCTTCGGTCTCTCTCCACGGCATGGCTTGCAGGGTTGGTGTGTCGTGTATCAATGCCGTGTCTAAGATAAGCCGTTTTTTGGGCTTGAGCTGATCGCGCAATGCACGTAATTTCCTGAGACGATCAGCATTATCATTACTCAGGATGGCTTCCAGTTTGTCCGCCCACTCATCGTATAGCCGGCCCTGTTGTTCGCCGATAGGTAATCCGGCGGCATAGACTTCGGTCTTGGCAGGCTTGTTGTTCCGGCTTCGTAACTGACCGGCCTGTTGACGCAGGCTGCCGACTTCGTCCCACGCTTGATTTTTGCGGAGGGTGATGGCGGGTGAAACGGTCAGGGAGGGCTGACTACCGGGTGGATTCAGCACTTGTCGGGATAAGTGGGAGGCGGAGGGTGATGAAGACGCTTCGGCGGCAATTAAGTTATCTAATGAAGTACGCAATTGATTCAAGGGGCCTTTATCGATAGGCGCTTGCGTATCGCGGTTTTTTGCCTGCAATACATGCCGCCCTATCAGACGGATGGCGTCGAGCTTTTCCGGCGACAGTGGATGACTTAAGGTGTTGTCTTCGGCGTCGACGATAGTGCGAGGGTCGGCGTGCGCCGTAACGACCGCCAAAAGTAAACCTAACAACACACGCATGATTATGCTCCCTTAACAATTGGCGAACGGCAAAAATGCCGCATAGTGATAAACAACCCCAGCGCCATCAGCCGTTGGCCGGGTATCGGTACCGCCGGCACTTGTACCGGTACGCCGGGGTTGCCCGGATTGCCGGTCCAATCCAGCGACGCCAAATGGGTCAGATTATCCAGCGGCGCGATACTGGTAAGGTTGTTGTCGTTGAGGTCGGCGCTGGCCAGATTGACGGCCCATTCCAGCCCGGTCAGATCGGCGATACCCTGGTTGACGGCGGTCAGGCTGGTCAACTGCGCCAGTTCGCCCCGGTTCAGATAATCCATGGAGTTACGCCCCAGAGCCTGATTGATGGCTCGCCGTAACGCTTGGTCGGGTATCGCCACCGGTGTGGACTGCACCGATGCGTTGGCGGCGGTGGCCACGGCCCGTGTCGCCAGGGCCGTGGTATAAAGGTCGGCATTCCAACTGCCGTCCGTAGCCGATTGGCTGGCAATCAAGCGCGATAGAAAGGTGTTGGCGAGACCGCTGTCGCCGGCTTCTTGCGCGGCTTGTACCGCCAGCGCTTGAATAACCGTCGGCGCAGCTGAGTCGACTAAAGTGTTGAGCGTGTTCAGACCGTTGCCGATGACAGGCGTCAAGCTGGCATCCTGCGCGGTATAGTGAGCCAGGGCTTGCAGCACCAACGCTGTTGTGGCCGGATCGCTACTGTCGGCATTGCCGATAGCCCAACCTTGGTCGTTGGCACCGGCGCGTTGGCTGCTCTTTAAAAAATCCAGTGCCGCTTGCACTTGTACGTTGCTACCGAGCTCGCTGTAAGCTATCAACGCCAAGGCAGTGTCAATAGCGGAACTGTTGTAGTTTGAGGACAGCCCCCAACCCGCATACACGCCGCCATTAAGAGACTGGGCATTTTGCAGATAGGTCAGCGCATAACCCAGATTGTCACCATGACCGGTCAAAGCCCCGGCCCGCCGGGAAATCAGATCGACATTACCGGCCTCATGGCTTTCCAGCCAAGTCAAACCGGCAAAAAAGGCGGTTTGCCGTTTGTAGGCGGTACCGAGCGCGCGCACCGCCGCACTGGTGTAAACCGCTTGAACCCCAGGACTGTTTCCCCAGCTGCCGTCGCTGTTTTGTTGCGACGCCAACCATTGCGCGCCGTTTGCCATGGGTTGATCGTAGGTGCCGGCGTTAGCGGCTATACTGAGGACCAACAAGCAGGGCGTAAACAGGCTACGAATTTTCATGGAATAACATCCTTTTCATTCGGATTGTTGAAACCGGTCGGGGTTTAAAGAATACTCATTGCTTAGCACTGGCTAACGCGCTATTTCATGAGCATAGGGTAAAAACTACAGGTAAAATATGACGAGAGCATGACGAAAGATGATTTGCCATTTAGAATTCAAACCCCATCAAGTTGCCAAAGTTTGTTATGCAGAATTCAAATACCGGACTAAACAGCATCGCCCGGATGGATAAAGGAAAAATCTATTGACCAAAAATATCCTTTGAAATTAAAGGAAATTTTTGGAAATTCACATCGGATTAAAGAACGTGCACTGCTCAATCTGGCGACAGAGGACAAGCAATAGAGGTTGAGAGCTAGTCAAATTAAAGGTTGGTAATGTGCTTCTTCGAAGCCTTATTTTAGTAAGCATGAACGTCCGCTTTCGAGCAGCACCCATGGGCCGACTAAAATTTCTTTAGGTTGGCGATTGACTGCTAATGGCCGATAGCGCCAGATTGAAAGCTTGCCCGAAATCCCCTGGCAGGTTACTTAAACGTTATGGAATGCCAGTAATTAAGCCTTGTGTGCTGTTTTCTGGCGTTTACTGGCTGTCGGCGGAAAGCATTTGTTGATGCTTAAATGGTTTGTTATCTCTTCGTCAGCAGGTTTTGGTATTCAAAGAAAATGTTTGGCCTATAAGTTCGCACCACGTTTGATTGTAACCTGCAACAGCGGCGGTCGGTTGGGTGAGCTGGGTGGAAAATGATTAGACGGGCAGGGATGTTTATGAAATGACCGGACTGGATGAACATCCAATCCGGTTTAGACTCCGTTCAGGCCGCGTTTGCCGGCACACAACCGGGCGTGAGAATGTCAGGCGTTATTCATGCGCCACAAACCGTTTTCTTTCCTCGGCGCCGCGGCCCAGGGCTTTGGCCATCCAGGGCGGGGCGGCGTCGAAGACGCTTTGGAATTCGGTCAGCTTGTCCACCGCATCGATCACATCCGGCACCTTAATCGGGTAAATGTCGGCGCGGATGACTTTAGCGGCCGCCGGGCCGCCGATGGATTGCACGAACAGCACGTGACAATCTTCGATCATGGTGGCGCGGAACAGGTTGCGGTCGTCGGCATTGTCTGCTTCTATGGTGGAGCGGATGTCGATTAGCCGGCATTCGGTGCGGGACAACTGGTAAACCAGAAAGCGGATGCAGGAGCCGAAATGGCCGTTCAACAAGGCGCCGCTATTGGATGCCACGGCCACCCGTATCGATTCAGGAATGTCACCTTCCTTATAGGTTTGAATTTCCGGCAGGCCTTCGTCTTCCTCTTCTTCGCCCCACAGATATCGCACGGCCAGTTTGATGTTTTCCAAGCCGATGCCGATGTCTTCGCCGTCTTCTTCGCCGTCCAGACTGCCGATGCCGGTTTTCAGATTGGTGACGGTGATGGCTTTCAGCTTTTCATCGTCCAGCGGCGAGCCGACTTTTTCGTGCAATATGCCGATCAGTTGAGGAACGTCTACGCCGGGCAGGACGCGCGTGGCCAGCGCGATACGCAAGGCCAGTTCTCGTGATAATTGACTCATAAATCACCTGTAGGTTTGTGATATTCCTTCCAGCCGGCATAACCGCCCGCCAGACTGTAGACTTGTTTGAAGCCGAAATCGCAAAACATCTCCGCCAAATGCTCGCTGGCATGGCCGTAATAGCAGTAAATCAGCATATCCCTGGCCTTGTCGCCTTTTTTGATCAGGCTGTCGCGCAGCTGTTCGTGCACGTGCATGGCGTTGTCGATGTGACCGGCGCGGTAGTCCTTTAACTCCCGGCAATCCAGGATTAAAGGATTGGCGTCGGCGATGAGCTGTACTGCAGCATCGGCGTTGACTGTTTTGAACGGCTTCATAATGGCTTACCTGATACTGATTTAGATCGGACCTACGGCGGCGGCTTTTTTGACGACGATGGTTTTACCCAAAGCGTCTTCAAAGCTGAGGGTTTCGCCTTTTGCTTTGTAGCTTTTGGCGGCCTCATAAACCGTGACGACTTTGTCTTCGGCGGATTGGCCTTTCAAATCGGCTTTTTCGATATACAGGGTTTCCATGGTCTCGTTCCACACCATGCCTTCTTTGTAAGGCAGCAATCTGAACGTTACGCCTTCCAGCTCGATTTGCATCGGAATTTCGATGTTTTCCACGTAAAACAGGGTTAAGGTATCCGGCGTCAGGAATGCTTTGTATTTTTCGATAAAGATGCTGATATGCTGCAACTCATCGAACAGGCCGTTCAGGAAAATAAACTTTTCGCTGTCGGCCAGAATTGCGGTTTGGCGCAAGAGCAATTCGGGCGGTTTACGGTCTGTTGCAGAACCTTCGCGAAAAGAGCCTTGAATCAATACCAAGTCGCCCCGGTAAGCCCAAACGCCTTTTTCGCTGGTTTCGCCCAGTACATTGGTAATGAACGTCAAACCTTCTTTGTCCAAGTTTTCGATTAGCATGGAGTGTCTCCTGTTTAAAAAATTCGGTTAATCCGCATCCGCATCCACATCGATGCGGCGGCGCTGCACTTGCTGCGGATCGGCGGTGATTTTGCGGTAAATTTCCACCCGGTCGCCTTCTTTGACCGGCGCATCGAGCTTGGCCAGCTTGCCGAAGATGCCGACTTTTTGGCTGGTTAAATCGATGTGCGGATAGTGTTTGAGTACCCCTGATAACTCGATCGCCTGCTGTACGCTGCTGCCTTCGGGTACTTCCAAACGTACCCAGAGTTGCCGGTCGGCTTCCGCGTAACACACCCCTACGTTCATGGCTGGTCTCCCTTAACTGTCTTGTTCGGCTAATTGCAGCTTGTCGATTACCGCGCCCGGGGTTTGTTTTTCGGCGGCTTTCTTATCCAGCAGGCGCTTGGCGGCCACCATAAAACCCAGCATGATGAAGCCGCCGGGCGGCAGGGCCATTAACAAAAAGCCCTTGTATTCGGGGATGATGGTCAATTCCATAAATTTGAAGCTTTCGCCCAGCAACACGGAGGCGTTGGCAAACAAGGTGCCGGCGCCGCTGATTTCCCGCGCCGCGCCCAATACCACCATGGCCAGAGTAAAGCCGACGCTCATCATAAAACCGTCCCACATCGACGGCATTAACGGCTGCTTGGAGGCGAAGGCTTCGGCCCGGCCCAAAATGACGCAGTTGGTGACGATCAAGGGGATAAACAGGCCCAGCACTTTGTGCAGCTCGTGCATCCAGGCGTTCAAAAACAGATCCACCAAGGTCACCAGAGCGGCGATCAGCAGCACGAAGATTGGGATGCGAATCTCAGCCGGGATCAAGTGGCGGTTAAAAGACACCGCGGCGTTGGAGGCGACCATGACCACCATGGTCGCCAGTCCCATACCCAGGCCATTGGTGGCGGTGCCGGTCACGGCCAGCAATGGACACAACGCCAGATTTTGGGTCAGTACCACATTGTTGTCCCACAGGCCGTCTTTAGCGATTTTTCGGTAGGGTTCCGAGAAGAGTGTGGTCAATTTCATGCGTGTGTCTCCTGCAATCGGGTGGCAATTTATGGGGCTTCAACCGTTTCTGCGGTGCCGGTACCCAAGAGTTGCGTTTTATGGCTTTGATAAAAATCCAGGCCGCGTTTGATCGCTTGGGTTACTTTGCGCGGGGTGATGGTGGCGCCGGCGAATTGGTCGAATACCCCGCCGTCTTTTTTAACCGCCCATTGCGCGGCCGTCAGGTTATCCAGCGATTTACCGTTAAACCCCAGCACCCATTTGGATTTGGCGATTTCTATCTTGTCGCCCAGGCCGGGCGTTTCGACATGGGCGATAACCCGCACCCCCAGAATTTCGCCTTGGCGGTTCACGCCCATGACTAAACTGATGGGGCCGGCATAGCCGTCGGGGGCGATGAATTTGAAACATACCGCCGACACTGTGCCGGCTTTTTTGGCCAGATAAACCATGGTCTGCTCTGCACCGATATTGTGCTCGGCGGAGGGCAGGGTCATGGTGTCAGCCAACAAATCGTTATCGTATAAATCGGCAGGCACCACGGCCTCCAGGCTGGCTTTCAAATCTTCGT
This sequence is a window from Methylomonas methanica MC09. Protein-coding genes within it:
- the rsxG gene encoding electron transport complex subunit RsxG; this translates as MSSDPVHEQPTAEPPESENPSGAKPKLLAFLTPENLAQWRPKLSYQAGVLAVFALLASVLLGFADLATRDVIQQRLDEDLKASLEAVVPADLYDNDLLADTMTLPSAEHNIGAEQTMVYLAKKAGTVSAVCFKFIAPDGYAGPISLVMGVNRQGEILGVRVIAHVETPGLGDKIEIAKSKWVLGFNGKSLDNLTAAQWAVKKDGGVFDQFAGATITPRKVTQAIKRGLDFYQSHKTQLLGTGTAETVEAP
- a CDS encoding electron transport complex subunit E, coding for MKLTTLFSEPYRKIAKDGLWDNNVVLTQNLALCPLLAVTGTATNGLGMGLATMVVMVASNAAVSFNRHLIPAEIRIPIFVLLIAALVTLVDLFLNAWMHELHKVLGLFIPLIVTNCVILGRAEAFASKQPLMPSMWDGFMMSVGFTLAMVVLGAAREISGAGTLFANASVLLGESFKFMELTIIPEYKGFLLMALPPGGFIMLGFMVAAKRLLDKKAAEKQTPGAVIDKLQLAEQDS